The following proteins come from a genomic window of Chryseobacterium glaciei:
- a CDS encoding sensor histidine kinase, with protein sequence MKFYRLTLVASCLLTLVMFFLVIVFDSLKDIYYKTPFFKIGLFICLIVIFIINYLVLELLFNYYGKKQVRGLSLLLPQEIVHDNDENITIKELGERFSDLNQQKVTELDMMKEMESYRKEYIGNVSHELKTPLFSIQGYVETLRDGGVDNLTIRDKYLERIDISVERLIAIVTDLDMINRLEAGEINLTVSRFDVNLLIKEIFDLLDLEAEKHNTTLQIQTLNPQIFVDADKQKISQVFINLVSNAIHYANRQEAKVVVKTSVLKNKVLIEVIDNGMGIKSEVLSRIFERFYRVETSRSRREGGSGLGLAIVKHILEAHNENITVESVYLEGTKFSFMLEKSK encoded by the coding sequence TTGAAATTTTACAGACTTACCCTCGTCGCATCATGTCTATTGACATTGGTGATGTTCTTTCTAGTAATCGTTTTTGATTCGCTAAAGGATATCTATTACAAAACCCCATTCTTTAAAATAGGACTTTTCATATGTCTCATCGTTATTTTTATCATTAATTATTTAGTTTTAGAACTATTGTTTAATTATTATGGTAAAAAACAGGTTCGTGGGCTTTCTTTGCTTTTACCGCAGGAGATCGTTCATGATAACGATGAAAATATTACCATTAAAGAATTGGGAGAAAGGTTTTCAGATCTTAATCAGCAAAAAGTTACCGAACTTGATATGATGAAAGAAATGGAAAGCTACCGTAAAGAATACATCGGAAATGTTTCTCATGAGCTTAAAACGCCACTTTTTTCCATTCAGGGATACGTGGAGACGTTGAGGGATGGCGGAGTCGATAATCTTACGATTCGTGATAAATATTTAGAAAGAATTGATATTTCGGTTGAAAGATTAATTGCCATCGTTACAGATTTAGATATGATTAACAGGCTTGAAGCCGGAGAAATTAACCTTACTGTTTCCAGATTTGATGTCAATTTATTGATAAAAGAAATTTTTGATCTTCTAGACCTCGAAGCTGAAAAACACAACACAACATTACAGATTCAGACCTTAAATCCTCAGATTTTTGTGGATGCCGATAAACAGAAGATCTCTCAGGTTTTCATCAATTTAGTTTCTAATGCGATTCATTATGCGAACAGACAGGAAGCAAAAGTTGTTGTAAAGACAAGCGTTCTGAAAAATAAGGTTCTGATAGAGGTCATCGATAACGGAATGGGAATAAAATCAGAAGTTTTATCAAGAATTTTTGAAAGATTCTACCGTGTAGAAACCAGCAGAAGTAGAAGAGAAGGTGGTTCAGGATTAGGATTGGCCATCGTAAAGCATATCCTTGAGGCTCATAACGAAAACATTACGGTAGAGAGTGTCTATCTCGAAGGCACGAAGTTCAGTTTTATGCTTGAGAAAAGTAAATAA
- a CDS encoding response regulator transcription factor → MNQKKILLIDDELDILEILSYNLEKEGYDISTATNGNEGIEKAKQIVPDLILLDVMMPEKDGIETCQELRKIKELHKTLIVFLSARSEEFSQLAGFQAGANDYIVKLIKPKILISKVNALLQLTSQVSDNAKLIEIGDLIIDKDNFRVSKAGQQFLLPKKEFDLLYLLASNTEKVFKREEILEKVWGNDVIVGERTIDVHIRRLREKLGINTIQTLKGIGYKLIVL, encoded by the coding sequence ATGAACCAAAAGAAAATACTCTTAATAGACGATGAACTGGATATTTTAGAGATCCTGTCTTATAACTTAGAAAAGGAAGGTTACGATATCTCCACTGCTACCAACGGTAATGAAGGGATTGAGAAAGCTAAACAAATTGTTCCGGATCTTATCTTATTAGATGTAATGATGCCGGAAAAAGACGGTATCGAAACTTGTCAGGAACTTCGTAAAATAAAAGAACTTCACAAAACACTGATTGTTTTCCTTTCTGCAAGAAGCGAAGAATTTTCTCAGTTAGCAGGTTTTCAGGCAGGAGCCAATGATTATATTGTGAAATTAATCAAACCGAAAATTCTTATTTCTAAAGTTAATGCTTTATTACAGTTAACTTCTCAAGTTTCAGATAATGCTAAATTAATTGAAATTGGAGATCTTATTATTGATAAAGACAACTTCAGAGTATCAAAAGCCGGACAGCAGTTTTTACTTCCGAAAAAAGAATTTGATCTTCTTTATCTTTTAGCTTCAAATACAGAAAAAGTATTTAAAAGAGAAGAGATTCTGGAGAAAGTTTGGGGGAACGATGTTATCGTTGGAGAAAGAACGATCGACGTTCATATCAGAAGATTAAGAGAAAAACTGGGAATTAATACCATCCAGACTCTAAAAGGGATTGGGTATAAGCTGATCGTTTTATAG
- a CDS encoding amidohydrolase, whose protein sequence is MNTSNISRKDFLKSSALAMAGLTLAPNIMMANSIFDSPTISAKGKLSLKNVRLETGFEYEEGEVISTKTDLFYIEIENGKISKIAPNQPNAKAVDAKGFLMLPAFKDMHIHLDKTFYGDKWQAVRKRTGGVKGMIALEQKMLPEMLKNSTFKAEKMIKLLQSKGTSFARSHVNIEPTSKLESLKNLQKALDNKKKTFGAELVAFPQHGVFYTDSVPYLKEAAKMDIDFIGGVDPFTIDGAIEKTIDFTVQLALDNKKGIDIHLHESGESGLKTVEYLIDKVNENPDLKGKTYLSHCFVLGKLEKPKQEEIAEKLANAKIGIVSTIPFGSLIMPIPTLYKYNVEVLTGNDSIVDHWNTFGTGSVLQKANLMAQLYGQSTEFLLSRSLKLTTANVLPLDDKGVQQWPKVGDNADLSFLNASCSAEAVSRISNVESLIHQGNIVF, encoded by the coding sequence ATGAACACTTCAAACATATCTCGTAAAGATTTTCTTAAAAGCTCAGCGCTGGCAATGGCCGGACTAACTTTAGCTCCCAACATTATGATGGCAAATTCAATTTTTGATAGTCCAACGATTTCTGCAAAAGGAAAATTAAGCTTAAAAAATGTTCGTCTTGAAACAGGTTTTGAATACGAAGAAGGTGAAGTGATCTCCACGAAAACCGATTTATTTTATATCGAAATTGAAAACGGGAAAATCTCAAAAATAGCTCCCAATCAACCGAATGCAAAAGCTGTTGACGCCAAAGGATTTTTAATGCTTCCTGCTTTTAAAGATATGCATATCCATTTGGATAAAACTTTTTACGGAGACAAATGGCAGGCAGTCCGAAAAAGAACAGGCGGAGTAAAAGGAATGATCGCTCTAGAGCAAAAAATGCTTCCGGAAATGTTGAAAAACTCAACTTTTAAAGCTGAGAAAATGATTAAATTGTTGCAGTCAAAAGGAACATCTTTCGCCAGAAGCCATGTGAATATTGAACCGACTTCAAAATTAGAATCATTAAAAAATCTACAGAAAGCTTTAGACAATAAAAAGAAAACTTTCGGAGCAGAATTGGTGGCTTTTCCGCAGCATGGTGTTTTTTATACAGATTCAGTTCCGTATTTGAAAGAAGCGGCGAAAATGGATATCGATTTTATTGGTGGAGTAGACCCTTTTACAATTGACGGAGCGATAGAAAAAACAATTGATTTTACAGTCCAATTGGCTTTAGACAACAAAAAAGGAATCGATATTCATTTGCATGAAAGTGGCGAATCTGGGTTGAAAACTGTTGAATATTTAATTGATAAAGTCAATGAGAATCCTGATTTAAAAGGAAAAACATATCTAAGTCATTGTTTTGTTCTGGGGAAATTAGAAAAGCCAAAACAGGAAGAAATTGCAGAAAAACTTGCCAACGCAAAAATTGGAATTGTATCTACGATTCCTTTTGGAAGCTTAATTATGCCGATTCCTACTTTGTACAAATATAATGTTGAGGTCTTAACAGGAAACGACAGCATCGTCGATCATTGGAATACTTTCGGAACAGGAAGCGTATTGCAAAAAGCGAATTTAATGGCGCAATTGTACGGTCAGTCAACAGAGTTTTTATTATCCAGAAGCTTAAAATTGACAACAGCAAATGTTCTTCCGTTGGATGATAAAGGAGTTCAACAATGGCCAAAAGTTGGAGACAATGCAGATTTGAGTTTCCTTAATGCAAGTTGTTCAGCAGAAGCTGTTTCAAGAATTTCAAATGTTGAATCTTTGATCCATCAGGGAAATATTGTATTTTGA
- a CDS encoding GLPGLI family protein has protein sequence MKKIILLIHLLIITSVFSQKKFDVVYEADYELKYKLSTDSDFKKTTTFALLINESSSFFKNMNKYISDSLEVEKKRIPLEEAMKYATDFRETIGTTSSKLYVTTVISVINNYSYEEPNNINWKVKNEFKTVLGFKCQKAETTKYGRTWTAWFTTDIPFQYGPYKFNGLPGLITELYDTKDDYHYKLYTFRKRKYTCKSAYTFTDVKKTTKEKVWEAFKNRSASMMRLHEQMLEDKDDIEMIRRNTMKSEKTFNPIELSIY, from the coding sequence ATGAAAAAGATTATACTACTCATTCACTTATTAATAATCACATCTGTATTTTCTCAGAAAAAATTTGATGTAGTTTATGAAGCAGATTACGAATTGAAATACAAACTTTCCACTGACAGTGATTTCAAGAAAACAACAACCTTTGCACTACTTATTAATGAATCTTCTTCATTTTTCAAGAATATGAACAAATATATTTCTGATTCCCTTGAAGTAGAAAAAAAGAGAATCCCACTTGAGGAAGCTATGAAATATGCAACTGATTTTCGGGAAACTATTGGTACCACTTCTTCTAAATTGTATGTAACAACTGTAATTAGCGTAATTAATAATTACTCTTACGAAGAACCTAACAACATTAATTGGAAAGTCAAAAATGAATTTAAAACAGTCTTAGGATTCAAATGCCAAAAAGCGGAAACTACCAAATATGGCAGAACATGGACAGCTTGGTTCACAACTGATATTCCTTTTCAATACGGACCATATAAATTTAATGGCTTACCAGGTCTCATCACTGAATTGTATGATACTAAAGATGATTATCACTATAAGCTTTACACTTTCAGAAAAAGAAAATATACCTGCAAATCTGCTTACACATTCACCGATGTTAAAAAAACAACAAAGGAAAAAGTATGGGAAGCTTTTAAAAACAGATCTGCAAGCATGATGAGATTACATGAGCAAATGCTCGAAGATAAAGATGATATTGAAATGATAAGACGGAATACAATGAAATCAGAAAAAACATTCAACCCTATTGAGCTCAGTATTTATTAA
- a CDS encoding alpha-amylase family glycosyl hydrolase: MKKLFLLAVIGLGIVSCTTQNINKNTMDLPKEWKHSTNIYEVNVRQYTKEGTFKAFEKEMPRLKSMGVKTLWFMPITPIAQEKKKGSLGSPYAASDYTSINPEFGTLNDFKHMVNEAHRLGFEVIIDWVANHTGWDHVWTKTHPEFYLKDPDGKFHIASGMDDIIELDYKNPEMRKAMIDAMKFWVKETNIDGFRCDLASWVEVDFWQQARPEVETVKPLFWLGEFDELETPEYGKVFDVSYSWSWMHKSADYYNKNLPLQDLKDLLVKYSNIGDSSMRAWFTTNHDENSWNGTEYEKYGVITKPMAVFSATWNGVPLLYSGQELPNIKRLEFFEKDVIKWTNTYQVSDFYKTLLSLKSSNPALRGGDPNIGTHLLNTTANDKILAYIRKNGKDEVLVVLNMSKEPVNFIIEDENLSGSFKNVFDGTKRDFNNGKDFNFKVSDYVVFEK, translated from the coding sequence ATGAAAAAATTATTTTTACTCGCTGTAATTGGTCTGGGAATTGTTTCCTGTACCACTCAAAATATAAATAAAAACACTATGGATTTGCCGAAAGAATGGAAACACTCTACTAATATTTACGAAGTCAACGTCAGACAATATACCAAGGAAGGAACTTTTAAAGCATTCGAAAAAGAAATGCCACGCTTAAAATCAATGGGAGTAAAGACGCTTTGGTTCATGCCGATCACTCCGATTGCTCAGGAAAAGAAAAAAGGAAGTTTGGGAAGTCCGTACGCAGCATCAGATTACACTTCCATCAATCCTGAATTTGGAACGCTTAATGATTTCAAACACATGGTGAACGAAGCTCACAGATTGGGATTCGAAGTTATCATAGATTGGGTTGCAAACCATACCGGTTGGGATCATGTCTGGACAAAAACACACCCAGAATTTTATTTAAAAGATCCGGACGGGAAATTTCACATCGCATCCGGGATGGATGATATTATCGAATTAGATTATAAAAATCCGGAAATGCGCAAAGCAATGATCGATGCTATGAAATTTTGGGTAAAAGAAACCAATATCGATGGTTTTAGATGTGACTTGGCTTCTTGGGTAGAAGTAGATTTCTGGCAGCAGGCTCGTCCTGAAGTTGAAACTGTAAAGCCACTTTTCTGGTTAGGCGAATTTGATGAACTAGAAACTCCCGAATACGGAAAAGTTTTCGATGTAAGTTATTCTTGGTCTTGGATGCACAAATCTGCCGATTATTACAATAAAAACTTGCCTTTGCAGGATTTGAAAGATCTGTTGGTAAAATATTCAAATATTGGAGATTCTTCCATGAGAGCTTGGTTTACAACAAATCACGACGAAAATTCATGGAACGGAACAGAATACGAAAAATATGGAGTAATTACAAAACCAATGGCTGTATTTTCTGCAACATGGAATGGCGTTCCATTATTATATTCCGGTCAGGAACTTCCCAATATAAAAAGATTGGAGTTCTTTGAAAAAGATGTTATAAAATGGACAAATACGTACCAGGTCTCAGATTTTTATAAAACTTTATTAAGTTTAAAATCATCAAATCCTGCATTAAGAGGAGGGGATCCAAATATTGGAACTCATCTTTTAAACACGACGGCCAACGATAAAATTTTAGCCTACATTAGAAAAAATGGAAAAGATGAGGTCTTGGTAGTTTTAAATATGTCAAAAGAACCTGTAAATTTCATTATTGAGGATGAAAATCTTTCAGGAAGCTTCAAAAATGTTTTTGACGGAACAAAAAGAGACTTCAACAATGGGAAAGATTTCAATTTCAAAGTCTCAGATTATGTTGTATTTGAAAAATGA
- a CDS encoding IS1096 element passenger TnpR family protein, which yields MVYKIRVILDAKEDIFRDIEVKGKQTLWNLHLGIKSAFSLQGEELSTFNLLEDDGTIVKTVPLEDMSDDGDGEIMSDVYIDEAFESAGKKAQFQYGFLDLWEFFCELVEVIDETKGVNYPITVYRFGNVPLKAPSKNGSAGGKKKSAMPLMEDDFAFEDDFAGGSSFADEDDDNFDDEEEENYDDDVFDDEDDNDDER from the coding sequence ATGGTTTACAAAATCCGCGTAATATTAGATGCAAAAGAAGATATTTTCCGTGATATCGAAGTTAAAGGAAAACAGACGCTATGGAACTTACACTTAGGAATTAAAAGTGCGTTCAGCCTTCAGGGCGAGGAGCTTTCAACTTTTAATTTATTGGAAGATGACGGTACGATCGTAAAAACTGTTCCGTTAGAAGATATGAGTGATGATGGAGATGGGGAGATTATGTCGGATGTATACATTGATGAGGCGTTTGAAAGTGCTGGTAAAAAGGCGCAGTTCCAATACGGATTTCTGGATCTTTGGGAATTCTTCTGTGAGCTTGTTGAGGTGATCGACGAGACCAAAGGAGTAAATTATCCGATCACAGTCTACAGATTTGGAAACGTTCCGTTGAAAGCACCTAGCAAAAACGGAAGTGCAGGAGGGAAAAAGAAATCGGCAATGCCTTTAATGGAGGACGATTTTGCTTTCGAGGACGACTTTGCAGGAGGAAGCAGTTTTGCAGATGAAGATGATGACAACTTCGATGACGAGGAAGAAGAAAACTATGACGACGATGTTTTCGATGATGAAGATGACAACGACGACGAAAGATAA
- a CDS encoding amidohydrolase: MQLQNQPLAKGHYTLKNVRLETDFEYDNEEIIKTKTDLFCIEIEGGKIKSIKPNNANSDAVDAKGKLMLPAFRDMHVHLDKTWYGLPWQTLSPKKKTVKDMISYEQEIIPELLKTSVERAEQLIDLLQSYGTNYVRTHFNIDPTSGLQSLENLEKALENKKNSFGAELVAFPQHGLYYTDSVPLMKEVAKLPHVGFIGGLDPLSIDRSIEKVLDFTVQLALDNNKGIDIHLHEVGESGMKTINYLIDKSIENPKLQGKTFVSHAFALAHLNQKETEQIAERLASAKVGIASSVPFTGKVMPIPTLKKYGVEVLIGNDNVQDYWSTFGSGNMLQKANLIAELYGYATEFQLSRTLQFATQNILPLDDKGNQQWPKAGDKANIILVDASCSAEAVSRMSSVEALMNNGNLFWKK, translated from the coding sequence ATGCAATTACAAAATCAACCTCTTGCTAAAGGACATTATACGTTGAAAAATGTTCGTTTGGAAACGGATTTCGAATATGATAATGAAGAAATTATCAAAACAAAAACAGATTTATTCTGTATCGAAATTGAAGGCGGAAAAATAAAATCAATTAAACCAAACAATGCAAATTCTGATGCTGTTGACGCCAAAGGAAAGCTGATGCTTCCTGCCTTCAGAGATATGCATGTTCATTTGGATAAAACATGGTACGGACTGCCGTGGCAAACACTTTCACCCAAAAAGAAAACGGTAAAAGATATGATTTCTTACGAACAGGAAATTATTCCGGAACTGTTGAAAACCTCGGTAGAAAGGGCAGAACAATTAATTGATCTGTTGCAAAGTTACGGAACCAATTATGTGAGAACGCATTTCAATATTGATCCGACTTCGGGTTTACAATCGTTAGAAAATCTGGAGAAAGCTTTAGAGAATAAAAAGAATTCTTTCGGTGCAGAATTGGTGGCTTTTCCGCAACATGGTTTGTATTATACGGATTCTGTTCCTTTGATGAAAGAGGTGGCAAAATTACCGCATGTAGGTTTTATTGGAGGACTTGATCCTTTGAGTATCGACAGAAGTATTGAAAAAGTACTTGATTTTACAGTGCAATTAGCCTTAGACAATAATAAAGGAATTGATATTCATTTACATGAAGTTGGTGAATCGGGGATGAAAACGATTAATTATTTAATTGATAAATCGATTGAAAATCCCAAGCTTCAAGGAAAAACTTTCGTAAGTCACGCTTTTGCTTTAGCTCATTTAAATCAAAAAGAAACAGAACAAATCGCAGAAAGATTGGCTTCTGCAAAGGTTGGAATAGCTTCATCTGTTCCATTCACCGGAAAAGTAATGCCTATTCCGACGTTGAAAAAATATGGAGTGGAAGTTTTGATCGGAAATGATAACGTTCAGGATTACTGGAGTACTTTCGGATCGGGAAATATGCTTCAAAAAGCAAATTTAATTGCCGAATTATACGGATATGCAACGGAATTTCAACTATCAAGAACATTGCAGTTTGCGACGCAAAATATTCTCCCGTTAGATGATAAAGGAAATCAACAATGGCCAAAAGCTGGTGATAAAGCAAATATTATCTTGGTTGATGCAAGCTGTTCTGCAGAAGCTGTTTCAAGAATGTCTAGCGTTGAAGCTTTAATGAATAATGGTAATTTATTTTGGAAGAAATAA
- a CDS encoding helix-turn-helix domain-containing protein, whose protein sequence is MKLSDKLLTTRTAKKLSKQEVADMLGMDVTTYGRVEAGKRNLEIDKLKLLPEALDIKVEEILDLLEIDKGNIFNINNGEHATGSGIGNVENFYTESKETLAEIKNLYTELLKQKDMMINHLKQENEALKSALKK, encoded by the coding sequence ATGAAACTTTCAGATAAATTATTAACAACCCGCACAGCAAAGAAGCTTTCCAAACAAGAGGTTGCAGATATGCTGGGAATGGATGTTACAACATACGGAAGAGTTGAGGCAGGAAAGAGAAATTTAGAAATAGATAAATTGAAACTTTTGCCGGAAGCTTTAGATATCAAAGTAGAAGAGATATTAGATTTATTAGAAATTGATAAAGGAAATATTTTTAATATCAATAACGGAGAACATGCAACTGGAAGTGGTATTGGAAATGTAGAGAATTTCTATACAGAAAGTAAAGAAACTTTAGCTGAGATAAAAAACTTATATACAGAACTTCTCAAGCAAAAAGATATGATGATAAACCACTTGAAGCAGGAAAATGAAGCATTGAAAAGTGCACTAAAAAAATAA
- a CDS encoding AraC family transcriptional regulator encodes MSHQPDYFPILGIHEFAEKQSQGCNLLFNELYGERRIDEPHKHDFFIINLFKKGTGSHTIDFVEYQVEDHQIHLVFPDQVHQWVIEKETIGYQLMISREWYESFLPALRFSASYYFQHPAFTVSEEIYHLILHEFKTIQKELNEENTFWEVIQKRSELIGLLVSKSVEGAFKDFEVYNSNPIISKFLNLIDIHFKIERSVSFYAEKLNISANYLNIVCKKNLNTSASSLIQDRILLEAKRLLKVSEMSVKDIVYDLGFYDHASFSKFFKAQTGMTPSQFKE; translated from the coding sequence ATGAGCCATCAACCGGATTATTTTCCCATTTTAGGAATTCATGAATTTGCAGAAAAACAATCGCAGGGTTGTAACTTGTTATTCAATGAATTGTATGGTGAAAGAAGGATTGATGAGCCTCATAAACACGATTTTTTTATCATTAATCTTTTCAAAAAAGGAACAGGTTCGCACACGATCGATTTTGTAGAATATCAGGTTGAGGATCATCAGATTCATCTGGTTTTTCCGGATCAGGTTCATCAGTGGGTGATTGAAAAAGAGACGATTGGATATCAATTAATGATCAGTCGAGAATGGTATGAAAGTTTTCTTCCGGCGTTGAGATTTTCGGCTTCCTATTATTTTCAGCATCCTGCTTTTACGGTTTCAGAGGAAATTTACCACTTAATTTTGCATGAATTTAAAACCATTCAAAAGGAATTAAATGAAGAAAATACCTTTTGGGAAGTCATTCAAAAAAGAAGTGAATTGATTGGTTTATTGGTGAGTAAATCAGTGGAAGGAGCTTTCAAAGATTTTGAAGTGTATAATTCTAATCCAATTATTTCTAAATTTTTAAATCTAATTGATATTCATTTTAAAATTGAACGCTCGGTTTCTTTTTATGCCGAAAAACTGAATATTTCTGCCAATTATTTAAATATTGTCTGTAAGAAAAACCTTAATACATCAGCATCTTCTCTTATTCAGGACAGAATTTTATTGGAAGCTAAACGTTTATTAAAAGTCTCGGAAATGTCTGTAAAAGATATTGTTTACGATCTCGGATTCTATGATCATGCAAGTTTTTCAAAATTTTTTAAGGCACAAACTGGAATGACGCCTTCTCAATTCAAAGAATAA
- a CDS encoding TonB-dependent receptor domain-containing protein — protein sequence MNFRKLSIAVLFLTTSGAVIYAQDTKKDSIKNEKKIEGVVIKGSTKKGTEANLINFQKKSVEVIERVGSVQLAKQGVGDAATAVTKATGTIKQEGSGQIFVRGLGDRYNSTTLNGLLIPSDDPENRNIDLSIFKTSMIEYISLDKIYNPKMLGDFGGASISIVSKEFTGKPYFKIGLGSSINLQTFDNNNFKVQDGAPGFFGFKETKFNKGNPYQAYPFTSKWNFKNADNPFNTDVNIEGGASFGKFSIFAYAGFENSYEYSKGQEGFYFADNTPNKKFDVERSKYKTNTTALVNLGYRFNANNKINFTSNFIHSSDQTAKIFTGYSYDVDKNVIINRGDNKITSTWINQLFGTHKLGDTWNADWAVGYNMLNSKRPDRLQNTIDASTMQLITGSAINNHRYFDELKDNTVLGHAYLSKTLDKFKITVGYDGQYKDRKFDNTTIGMNFSLSPQVDPNNIDGFINAGNNSLFSYQTFQPSSKLFQPFYFNVKQNIQSGLANVDINLSDKFIVQVGGRFDYIDMQLKWFDSVLQNGKKNKQYNKFLPALNAKYSLSDKQNLRLSVSKTYTLPQAKELSPIAYYDVTTNVYGNQDLSPSDNYNADLKWELFPKSGELISVAAFGKYIKNPIARTTYASSAPSDMTYFNLSDYGYIVGAEVEVRKDIYSWSNSKIYTFINGTYMHSEQKFKSEDQIAKENHGKRVVFTNPKADLQGAADFIANVNLGYNYKWSNNLNSLDFVVVYSHIGKNLYSVGTTEIGNFYETARDLLDLNLNFTLDKIGIGISAKNLLNPHSKIEQENKTQTLINRDYTMGRQVGLSLSYKF from the coding sequence ATGAATTTTAGAAAGCTGAGTATCGCAGTTTTGTTTTTGACAACGTCAGGAGCAGTAATATACGCACAAGACACGAAAAAAGATTCCATCAAGAACGAAAAAAAGATTGAAGGAGTTGTAATCAAAGGATCTACTAAAAAAGGAACGGAAGCGAACCTTATTAATTTCCAAAAGAAGTCTGTTGAAGTTATAGAACGTGTAGGTTCTGTACAGCTTGCCAAGCAAGGTGTAGGAGATGCTGCAACGGCGGTAACGAAAGCTACCGGAACAATAAAACAGGAAGGAAGCGGGCAGATCTTTGTAAGAGGTCTTGGTGATAGGTATAATAGTACTACATTGAACGGATTACTGATCCCGTCGGATGATCCTGAAAACAGAAACATCGATCTTTCGATTTTCAAAACTTCAATGATTGAGTATATTTCATTAGATAAAATCTATAATCCGAAAATGCTTGGTGATTTTGGTGGAGCAAGTATAAGTATTGTTTCAAAAGAATTCACAGGAAAGCCTTATTTTAAAATCGGTTTAGGAAGCAGCATCAACCTTCAAACTTTTGATAACAATAATTTCAAGGTACAGGATGGAGCTCCGGGATTCTTCGGATTCAAAGAAACTAAATTCAACAAAGGAAATCCTTATCAGGCTTATCCATTCACATCAAAATGGAACTTTAAAAATGCTGATAACCCATTCAATACTGATGTAAATATTGAAGGAGGAGCAAGCTTCGGAAAGTTCTCAATCTTTGCGTATGCAGGATTTGAAAACTCTTACGAATACAGTAAAGGACAGGAAGGATTCTACTTTGCAGATAATACTCCGAACAAAAAATTTGATGTTGAACGTTCTAAATATAAGACTAATACAACAGCATTGGTTAATTTAGGATATAGATTCAATGCTAATAATAAAATTAATTTCACTTCAAATTTCATCCACTCTTCTGATCAGACTGCTAAAATATTTACAGGATATTCTTATGATGTAGACAAAAATGTGATCATCAACAGAGGAGATAACAAGATTACGAGCACTTGGATCAACCAATTATTCGGTACTCATAAGCTTGGTGACACTTGGAATGCAGATTGGGCTGTAGGTTATAATATGCTAAACAGCAAAAGACCGGATCGTTTGCAGAATACGATTGATGCTTCTACAATGCAGCTTATCACAGGAAGTGCAATCAATAACCACAGATATTTTGATGAGCTAAAAGACAACACGGTTTTAGGTCACGCTTATCTTTCTAAAACTTTAGATAAATTTAAAATTACTGTAGGATACGACGGGCAGTACAAGGACAGAAAATTCGACAATACAACGATTGGTATGAACTTCAGTCTTTCGCCTCAGGTAGATCCTAATAATATTGATGGCTTTATTAATGCTGGAAATAATAGTTTATTCTCTTACCAAACGTTCCAGCCGAGTTCAAAGTTATTCCAGCCTTTCTATTTTAATGTTAAGCAGAATATTCAGTCTGGATTAGCAAATGTAGATATCAATCTTAGTGATAAATTTATCGTACAGGTTGGTGGACGTTTCGATTACATCGATATGCAGCTGAAATGGTTTGACTCTGTTTTACAAAACGGTAAAAAGAATAAGCAATACAACAAATTCTTACCAGCTTTAAATGCTAAATACAGCCTTAGTGACAAACAAAACTTAAGATTATCTGTCTCTAAAACATACACACTTCCTCAAGCTAAAGAACTTTCTCCGATTGCATATTATGATGTAACTACGAACGTTTACGGTAACCAGGATCTTTCTCCATCTGATAACTATAATGCAGATTTGAAATGGGAATTATTTCCTAAATCAGGTGAGCTTATTTCAGTAGCAGCTTTCGGAAAATATATTAAGAATCCGATTGCAAGAACTACTTACGCAAGTTCTGCACCAAGTGATATGACTTATTTTAATCTTTCAGACTACGGATATATCGTAGGAGCAGAGGTAGAAGTAAGAAAAGATATTTATTCTTGGAGTAATTCTAAAATCTATACTTTCATTAACGGAACGTATATGCATTCTGAGCAGAAGTTTAAATCTGAAGATCAAATTGCAAAAGAAAATCATGGTAAAAGAGTTGTATTTACTAATCCTAAAGCTGACCTTCAGGGAGCTGCAGATTTCATTGCTAACGTAAACTTAGGTTACAACTACAAATGGAGTAACAACTTAAACAGCTTAGACTTTGTAGTAGTTTATTCTCACATCGGGAAAAACCTTTACTCTGTGGGAACTACAGAAATTGGAAACTTTTACGAAACTGCCAGAGATCTTTTGGATCTTAACCTAAACTTTACATTAGACAAAATAGGAATTGGTATTTCTGCTAAAAACCTATTAAATCCTCACAGTAAAATAGAACAGGAAAACAAAACTCAAACACTTATCAACAGAGACTATACAATGGGTCGTCAGGTTGGATTAAGCTTATCATATAAATTTTAA